Proteins encoded in a region of the Frondihabitans sp. 762G35 genome:
- a CDS encoding MarR family winged helix-turn-helix transcriptional regulator — protein sequence MAEQLTDQDWAVWDAFYAMRRRLDRALELQLHENSGVSAPEYEILVGLGRVSDRRLRVRDIAEQIGWEKSRVSHQVTRMEKRGLVRRTDCDLDARGTWVELTPAGRRAMLESSRGHNEAIKRYFVDALGDQAPALHDFSLRVLDAIRNDGRGARAEPPETPEA from the coding sequence ATGGCCGAGCAGCTCACCGATCAGGACTGGGCCGTCTGGGACGCCTTCTACGCCATGCGCCGGCGTCTCGACCGGGCTCTCGAGCTGCAGCTCCACGAGAACTCGGGCGTGTCCGCTCCCGAGTACGAGATCCTCGTCGGGCTCGGCCGCGTCTCCGACCGGCGCCTCCGCGTGCGCGACATCGCCGAGCAGATCGGCTGGGAGAAGAGCCGCGTCAGCCACCAGGTGACCCGGATGGAGAAGCGCGGCCTGGTGCGGCGCACCGACTGCGACCTCGACGCCCGCGGCACCTGGGTCGAGCTGACCCCGGCGGGCCGCCGGGCGATGCTCGAGTCGAGTCGCGGCCACAACGAGGCGATCAAGCGCTATTTCGTGGACGCGCTGGGCGACCAGGCACCCGCCCTGCACGACTTCTCGCTGCGGGTGCTCGACGCCATCCGGAACGACGGCCGCGGGGCCCGTGCCGAGCCGCCGGAGACGCCCGAGGCCTGA
- a CDS encoding bifunctional proline dehydrogenase/L-glutamate gamma-semialdehyde dehydrogenase — MSDVLPSDLAQETVETVRRWLRASSETRVDPSAQRLAGVLRDPEGLDFTLGFVDRVVRPEDLRVAARSLEELSRSIPKFLPWYLRAAIATGGGLATGAPWPTVPVARRALRSMVDHLVVDATPAKLGPTLAKLRGPGIRLNLNLLGEAVLGDSESDRRLEGTRALLERDDVDYVSIKVSAVASQLSMWAFEETSDRIVERLLPLFELALASARPTFINLDMEEYRDLDLTIDVFTRLLDRDELLGLEAGIVLQAYLPDSLGALQLLTDWSRSRVSRGGAPIKVRIVKGANLAQERVDAAIHGWPLATWSTKQETDTHYKRLLRWALTQDNASVVKVGVAGHNLFDLAYAWNLAKKNMVTSRMDVEMLLGMASAQAQAVRADVGDLLLYTPVVHPSEFDSAIGYLVRRLEEGASPENFLSSAFDLESDPEAFDREEARFLASLRELDDDVPRPRRTQDRTAPVDLTSPTGDFANEPDTDPALEVNRTWARRILRRSAVSELGVAGIESAWVDDDARLEEIVAGVAEAGVRWGQQEASTRAELLDLVGRSLAARRADLLEVMASETGKTIAEGDPEVSEAIDFAHYYAELARELDRVEGAVAVPPRLTVVAPPWNFPVSIAVGGVLAALAVGSGVILKPAPQAHRTAAVVAEVLWEAGVPRSLLALVDLDEEVLGRSLVTHPAVDRVLLTGSFETAALFRSWRPDLALHAETSGKNAIVVTPSADFDLAVADVVASAFGHAGQKCSAASLVILVGSAGESERFRRQLVDAVRSIRVGYPDVATTRMGPLIDPPGGTLERGLRTLAEGESWLVKPAPLDETDVLWSPGVRDGVRPGSEFHRTEFFGPVLGIMHADTLEQAIAWQNDVDYGLTAGLHSLDESEIALWSSTVTAGNLYVNRSTTGAIVRRQPFGGWKRSRVGTGAKAGGPDHLAALTSWRRVEHEPASSLQLDGVPELAVRIIEATRSVLTFGEFDFVRSGSRSDQRAWEERFGSSRDESGLGVERNVLRHRPHPAVVRLATGGRMADLVRVVAAAARAGAPLTISSAEPLPAQLVQLVRSSTSPVRVDDITVENEGLWLARAEAGLLQGQVAVPAQDPLSLLERATQDSGVLQLGLQNTVALDRAALLAADPETRLDGPGAATYRDLRIRLIGGDASALARAVGGSPDVAVYADEVTEAGRIELLPFLLEQAVSLTAHRFGNPVPELVRLPL; from the coding sequence ATGTCCGACGTGCTGCCCTCCGATCTCGCCCAGGAGACCGTCGAGACGGTCAGGCGCTGGCTCCGGGCGTCGTCGGAGACGCGGGTCGACCCGTCGGCGCAGCGCCTCGCGGGCGTGCTCCGCGACCCGGAGGGGCTCGACTTCACCCTCGGCTTCGTCGACCGTGTCGTGCGTCCCGAAGACCTGCGCGTCGCCGCCCGCAGCCTGGAGGAGCTGAGCCGCTCCATCCCGAAGTTCCTGCCCTGGTACCTCCGCGCGGCGATCGCCACCGGGGGCGGCCTCGCGACCGGGGCGCCCTGGCCGACCGTGCCGGTGGCCCGCCGGGCGCTGCGCTCGATGGTCGACCACCTGGTCGTCGACGCGACGCCCGCGAAGCTGGGGCCCACCCTGGCGAAGCTCCGGGGCCCGGGCATCCGGCTCAACCTCAACCTCCTCGGCGAGGCCGTCCTCGGCGACTCCGAGTCCGATCGTCGGCTGGAGGGCACGAGGGCCCTCCTCGAGCGCGACGACGTCGACTACGTCTCGATCAAGGTCAGCGCGGTCGCCAGCCAGCTCTCGATGTGGGCCTTCGAGGAGACGAGCGACCGGATCGTCGAGCGGCTCCTGCCCCTCTTTGAGCTCGCCCTCGCCTCGGCCAGGCCGACCTTCATCAACCTCGACATGGAGGAGTACCGCGACCTCGACCTGACGATCGACGTCTTCACGCGCCTCCTCGACCGCGACGAGCTCCTCGGCCTCGAGGCGGGGATCGTGCTCCAGGCCTACCTGCCCGACTCCCTCGGCGCCCTGCAGCTCCTCACCGACTGGTCGCGCTCACGGGTCTCCCGGGGCGGTGCCCCCATCAAGGTGCGAATCGTCAAGGGCGCCAACCTCGCCCAGGAGCGCGTCGACGCGGCCATCCACGGCTGGCCGCTCGCGACCTGGTCGACGAAGCAGGAGACCGACACCCACTACAAGCGGCTCCTCCGCTGGGCGCTCACGCAGGACAACGCGTCGGTCGTGAAGGTGGGCGTGGCCGGGCACAACCTGTTCGACCTCGCCTACGCGTGGAACCTGGCGAAGAAGAACATGGTCACCAGCCGGATGGACGTCGAGATGCTCCTCGGCATGGCCAGCGCGCAGGCGCAGGCGGTCCGGGCCGACGTGGGCGATCTGCTCCTGTACACGCCGGTCGTGCATCCCTCGGAGTTCGACTCGGCCATCGGCTACCTCGTGCGCCGCCTGGAGGAGGGCGCGAGCCCGGAGAACTTCCTGTCGTCGGCGTTCGACCTCGAAAGCGACCCCGAGGCGTTCGATCGCGAGGAGGCGCGCTTCCTGGCGTCCCTCCGCGAGCTCGACGACGACGTCCCGCGCCCGCGGCGGACGCAGGATCGCACCGCGCCCGTCGACCTGACGAGCCCGACGGGCGACTTCGCCAACGAACCCGACACCGATCCCGCGCTCGAGGTCAACCGGACCTGGGCCCGCCGCATCCTGCGCCGATCCGCGGTCTCCGAGCTCGGCGTCGCCGGGATCGAGAGCGCCTGGGTCGACGACGACGCCCGCCTCGAGGAGATCGTGGCGGGTGTCGCCGAGGCCGGTGTCCGCTGGGGTCAGCAGGAGGCGTCGACCCGCGCCGAGCTCCTCGACCTCGTCGGTCGCTCGCTCGCCGCCCGCCGCGCCGACCTGCTGGAGGTCATGGCGAGCGAGACGGGCAAGACCATCGCCGAGGGCGACCCGGAGGTCAGCGAGGCGATCGACTTCGCGCACTACTACGCCGAGCTGGCCCGCGAGCTCGACCGGGTCGAGGGGGCCGTCGCCGTCCCGCCCCGGCTCACCGTCGTCGCCCCGCCGTGGAACTTCCCCGTGTCGATCGCCGTCGGCGGGGTGCTCGCCGCGCTCGCGGTCGGGAGCGGCGTCATCCTCAAGCCCGCGCCGCAGGCCCACCGCACCGCCGCCGTCGTGGCCGAGGTGCTCTGGGAGGCGGGCGTGCCCCGGTCGCTGCTGGCGCTCGTCGACCTCGACGAGGAGGTGCTGGGCCGGAGCCTCGTGACGCACCCCGCCGTCGACCGCGTCCTCCTGACCGGGTCGTTCGAGACGGCCGCCCTCTTCCGCTCCTGGCGTCCCGACCTCGCCCTGCACGCCGAGACGAGCGGCAAGAACGCGATCGTCGTGACCCCGTCGGCCGACTTCGACCTGGCCGTGGCCGATGTCGTCGCCAGCGCCTTCGGGCACGCGGGGCAGAAGTGCTCCGCGGCCTCGCTCGTGATCCTCGTGGGGTCGGCGGGCGAGAGCGAGCGGTTCCGCCGCCAGCTCGTCGACGCGGTCCGGAGCATCCGGGTCGGCTACCCCGACGTCGCGACCACGCGCATGGGGCCGCTGATCGACCCCCCGGGCGGCACGCTGGAGCGCGGCCTGCGCACGCTGGCCGAGGGAGAGTCCTGGCTGGTCAAGCCCGCCCCGCTCGACGAGACCGACGTGCTCTGGAGCCCGGGCGTCCGCGACGGCGTCCGACCGGGCAGCGAATTCCACCGCACCGAGTTCTTCGGGCCGGTCCTCGGCATCATGCACGCCGACACGCTGGAGCAGGCGATCGCCTGGCAGAACGACGTCGACTACGGGCTCACGGCCGGCCTCCACTCGCTCGACGAGTCGGAGATCGCGCTCTGGTCGTCCACCGTCACGGCGGGCAACCTCTACGTCAACCGCTCGACGACCGGCGCGATCGTCCGGCGGCAGCCGTTCGGCGGCTGGAAGCGGTCGAGGGTCGGGACGGGTGCCAAGGCCGGCGGCCCCGACCACCTCGCCGCCCTCACGTCCTGGCGCCGCGTCGAGCACGAGCCGGCGTCGTCGCTCCAGCTCGACGGCGTGCCGGAGCTCGCCGTGCGCATCATCGAGGCCACGCGCTCGGTGCTCACCTTCGGCGAGTTCGACTTCGTCCGCTCGGGCAGCCGGAGCGATCAGCGCGCCTGGGAGGAGCGCTTCGGGTCGTCGCGCGACGAGTCGGGGCTGGGGGTCGAACGGAACGTCCTGCGCCACCGCCCGCATCCTGCCGTCGTCCGTCTGGCGACGGGCGGCCGCATGGCCGACCTCGTGCGCGTCGTCGCCGCGGCCGCGCGGGCCGGTGCGCCCCTCACCATCAGCAGCGCCGAGCCGCTGCCCGCGCAGCTCGTGCAGCTGGTGCGCTCCTCGACGAGCCCGGTGCGCGTCGACGACATCACCGTCGAGAACGAGGGCCTCTGGCTCGCGCGGGCGGAGGCCGGCCTCCTCCAGGGGCAGGTCGCCGTGCCCGCGCAGGATCCCCTGTCCCTGCTCGAGCGCGCCACTCAAGATTCCGGCGTCCTCCAGCTCGGTCTCCAGAACACCGTCGCCCTCGACCGCGCGGCGCTGCTCGCGGCCGACCCGGAGACGCGCCTCGACGGCCCGGGGGCCGCGACGTACCGCGACCTGCGGATCCGGCTCATCGGAGGCGACGCGTCGGCACTCGCCCGGGCCGTCGGCGGGAGCCCCGACGTGGCCGTGTATGCCGACGAGGTCACCGAGGCGGGGCGCATCGAGCTCCTGCCGTTCCTCTTGGAGCAGGCCGTGTCGCTGACGGCGCACCGATTCGGGAACCCCGTTCCCGAGCTCGTCCGGCTGCCGCTCTGA
- a CDS encoding Lrp/AsnC family transcriptional regulator, with product MDNLDFSIIDLLRQNARAGYGDIGSVVGLSASAVKRRVDRMVADGVIRGFTVQVDPAVDGLATEAYVELFCRGTVSPAELQRILSTVPEVVDAGTVTGSADAIVHMRSRDIPSLEGALERVRNAPNVDHTRSAIVLSKLINRQPA from the coding sequence GTGGACAATCTGGACTTCAGCATCATCGACCTCCTCCGCCAGAACGCCCGTGCCGGCTACGGCGACATCGGCTCCGTGGTGGGTCTCAGCGCCTCCGCCGTGAAGCGCCGCGTCGACCGCATGGTGGCCGACGGCGTGATCCGCGGCTTCACCGTCCAGGTCGACCCGGCCGTCGACGGACTGGCGACGGAGGCGTACGTGGAGCTCTTCTGCCGCGGCACCGTGTCGCCGGCCGAGCTGCAGCGGATCCTCAGCACCGTGCCCGAGGTCGTCGACGCCGGGACGGTGACCGGCAGCGCGGACGCGATCGTCCACATGCGCTCCCGCGACATCCCCTCGCTCGAGGGCGCGCTCGAGCGGGTTCGGAACGCCCCCAACGTCGACCACACGCGCAGCGCGATCGTCCTCTCGAAGCTCATCAACCGGCAGCCCGCCTAG
- the ddaH gene encoding dimethylargininase: protein MCRPEHFTVSYRINPWMHPEDPTDTSRAVAQWQTLYDTYVGLGFDVHLIDPIPGLPDMVYSANGGFVLDGKAYGASFTYPERQPEGPAYMDWFRDNGFDVRVPEQINEGEGDFLLVGDVILAGTGFRSDSTSHEELASIFGRPVITLNLVNPSFYHLDTAIAVLDPEPVDGHSNIAYLESAFDEPSLRILRERYPDAIIVSEEDAAILGLNSYSDGYNVVIAARATGFERQLRERGYNPIGVDLSELLLGGGGVKCCTLELRR from the coding sequence ATGTGCCGCCCGGAGCATTTCACGGTGAGCTACCGGATCAACCCGTGGATGCACCCCGAGGACCCCACCGACACCTCGCGCGCCGTCGCCCAGTGGCAGACCCTCTACGACACCTACGTCGGCCTCGGCTTCGACGTGCACCTGATCGACCCGATCCCCGGCCTGCCCGACATGGTCTACTCGGCGAACGGCGGCTTCGTCCTCGACGGCAAGGCCTACGGTGCGAGCTTCACCTACCCCGAGCGTCAGCCCGAGGGCCCGGCCTACATGGACTGGTTCCGCGACAACGGCTTCGACGTCAGGGTCCCCGAGCAGATCAACGAGGGCGAGGGCGACTTCCTCCTCGTCGGCGACGTCATCCTCGCCGGCACGGGCTTCCGCAGCGACTCCACCTCGCACGAAGAGCTCGCGAGCATCTTCGGCCGCCCGGTCATCACCCTCAACCTCGTCAACCCGAGCTTCTACCACCTCGACACCGCCATCGCCGTCCTCGACCCGGAGCCGGTCGACGGGCACTCCAACATCGCCTACCTCGAGAGCGCCTTCGACGAGCCGAGCCTCCGCATCCTGCGCGAGCGCTACCCCGACGCGATCATCGTGAGCGAGGAGGACGCCGCCATCCTGGGCCTCAACTCCTACTCCGACGGCTACAACGTCGTGATCGCCGCGCGGGCGACCGGCTTCGAGCGCCAGCTGCGCGAGCGCGGCTACAACCCCATCGGCGTCGACCTGTCCGAGCTGCTGCTCGGCGGCGGCGGAGTGAAGTGCTGCACCCTCGAGCTGCGACGATGA
- the rocD gene encoding ornithine--oxo-acid transaminase, with translation MTTSTDTSTDRAIAVEDASLAHNYHPLPIVVATAEGAWVTDVEGHRYLDCLAAYSAVNFGHGHPRLVEAAKAQLDRVTLTSRAFHNDQLGPFAQELAALLGKQMVLPMNTGAEAVESAIKVARAWGYRVKGVAQNAAKIIVMDGNFHGRTTTIISFSNDPEARADFGPYTPGFVSVPYGDVDALARAIDDDTVAVLLEPIQGEAGVVVPDPSFLPAVRALTTERTVLMIADEIQAGLGRTGATVSSDLVGVVPDLYLLGKALGGGIVPVSAVVGDRDVLGVLRPGEHGSTFGGNPLAAAVGLEVVRMLATGEFQKRASVLGARLRSGLDALEAEAIGVVAVRGAGLWVGIDIDPALASGREVCERLMRRGILAKDTHGSTIRLAPPLVVTEDELDWVVSELRAVLQELRG, from the coding sequence ATGACCACCTCCACGGACACCTCGACCGACCGCGCCATCGCGGTCGAGGACGCCTCGCTCGCGCACAACTACCACCCGCTCCCGATCGTCGTGGCGACGGCGGAGGGCGCGTGGGTGACCGACGTCGAGGGGCACCGCTACCTCGACTGCCTCGCGGCGTACTCGGCCGTCAACTTCGGCCACGGCCACCCGCGTCTCGTCGAGGCTGCCAAGGCGCAGCTGGACCGCGTCACGCTGACCAGCCGGGCGTTCCACAACGACCAGCTCGGGCCCTTCGCGCAGGAGCTCGCGGCCCTCCTCGGCAAGCAGATGGTCCTCCCGATGAACACGGGTGCCGAGGCCGTCGAGTCCGCCATCAAGGTGGCGCGCGCCTGGGGCTACCGCGTCAAGGGCGTCGCCCAGAACGCCGCGAAGATCATCGTCATGGACGGCAACTTCCACGGCCGCACCACCACGATCATCAGCTTCTCGAACGATCCCGAGGCGCGGGCCGACTTCGGGCCGTACACCCCCGGCTTCGTCTCCGTGCCCTACGGCGACGTCGACGCTCTCGCCCGCGCCATCGACGACGACACCGTCGCGGTCCTGCTGGAGCCCATCCAGGGCGAGGCCGGAGTCGTCGTGCCCGACCCGTCGTTCCTCCCCGCGGTCCGCGCCCTGACGACCGAGCGCACCGTGCTCATGATCGCCGACGAGATCCAGGCCGGCCTCGGCCGGACGGGCGCCACCGTGTCGTCCGACCTCGTCGGGGTCGTGCCCGACCTCTATCTGCTCGGCAAGGCACTCGGCGGCGGGATCGTCCCCGTGAGCGCCGTCGTGGGCGACCGCGACGTCCTGGGCGTCCTGCGCCCCGGCGAGCACGGCTCGACGTTCGGCGGCAACCCGCTGGCGGCAGCGGTCGGCCTCGAGGTGGTCAGGATGCTCGCCACGGGCGAGTTCCAGAAGCGCGCCTCGGTCCTCGGCGCCCGACTCCGCTCGGGCCTCGACGCCCTGGAGGCCGAGGCGATCGGCGTCGTCGCCGTCCGGGGTGCCGGGCTCTGGGTCGGGATCGACATCGACCCGGCGCTCGCCAGCGGCCGGGAGGTCTGCGAGCGCCTCATGCGGCGCGGGATCCTCGCCAAGGACACCCACGGGTCGACCATCCGCCTCGCGCCGCCGCTCGTGGTGACCGAGGACGAGCTGGACTGGGTCGTGAGCGAGCTCCGGGCGGTCCTGCAGGAGCTGCGCGGCTGA
- a CDS encoding M23 family metallopeptidase, producing the protein MTLHLRTGLATPSTDGAVAPSSRPRAGRSRRATIALVVAVAVVASGFALGSPRSASAATSYPSWSDVQKATDNQQRKQSEIAKIQKLLKQLNADVVTKQAVAVKRGEELQQAQTAYDEQEATKQKLQAKADAADRVSKASEVRAGQLAAQLGRTGTNNLSTDLIANPGKASNLLYKLGAMSKLTEQANGIYAQAVQDRNTAQSLTDQARVAAQALSDLAAKAQVALVAANTAAAEAQTAVEAQKSNADRLKYQLAALTQKRTATQEAYNAGVVVRRVAAAKAEAKARAEAARLSGATGIPNSQGWTKPAGGYITSGFGYRLDPATHVYQLHAGTDLGASCGSNIYAAAAGTVIYAGPFGGYGNFVLIDNGNGINTGYGHVVDGGIHVATGQHVNAGQVIAQVGSTGWSTGCHLHFETRVGGVATDAVPFMSARGVTL; encoded by the coding sequence ATGACACTCCACCTCCGCACCGGCCTGGCCACGCCCTCGACTGACGGCGCCGTCGCCCCCTCGTCGCGCCCGCGGGCCGGCAGGAGCCGCCGGGCCACGATCGCGCTCGTCGTCGCCGTCGCCGTGGTCGCCTCCGGCTTCGCCCTCGGGTCTCCGCGCAGCGCGAGCGCCGCGACGAGCTACCCGTCGTGGTCGGACGTCCAGAAGGCCACCGACAACCAGCAGCGCAAGCAGTCGGAGATCGCGAAGATCCAGAAGCTGCTGAAGCAGCTCAACGCCGACGTCGTCACGAAGCAGGCCGTCGCCGTGAAGCGCGGCGAGGAGCTCCAGCAGGCCCAGACGGCCTACGACGAGCAGGAGGCGACGAAGCAGAAGCTGCAGGCCAAGGCCGATGCCGCCGATCGCGTGTCCAAGGCCAGCGAGGTGCGGGCGGGGCAGCTCGCGGCGCAGCTCGGCCGCACGGGCACCAACAACCTCAGCACCGACCTCATCGCCAATCCGGGCAAGGCCAGCAACCTGCTCTACAAGCTCGGCGCGATGAGCAAGCTCACCGAGCAGGCCAACGGCATCTATGCCCAGGCCGTCCAGGACCGCAACACCGCCCAGTCGCTGACCGACCAGGCGCGCGTCGCGGCGCAGGCCCTCAGCGACCTCGCGGCGAAGGCGCAGGTCGCCCTGGTCGCCGCCAACACCGCCGCAGCCGAGGCGCAGACCGCCGTCGAGGCTCAGAAGTCGAACGCCGACCGTCTCAAGTACCAGCTCGCGGCCCTCACGCAGAAGCGCACCGCGACGCAGGAGGCCTACAACGCCGGCGTCGTCGTCCGGCGCGTGGCGGCCGCCAAGGCCGAGGCCAAGGCCAGAGCCGAGGCCGCGCGGCTCAGCGGTGCGACCGGCATCCCCAACTCCCAGGGCTGGACAAAGCCGGCGGGCGGCTACATCACGAGCGGCTTCGGCTACCGGCTCGACCCGGCCACGCACGTGTACCAGCTCCACGCGGGCACCGACCTCGGCGCATCCTGCGGGTCGAACATCTACGCCGCCGCCGCCGGCACGGTCATCTACGCCGGGCCCTTCGGCGGCTACGGCAACTTCGTGCTCATCGACAACGGCAACGGGATCAACACCGGGTACGGCCACGTCGTCGACGGCGGCATCCACGTCGCCACCGGCCAGCACGTGAACGCCGGTCAGGTCATCGCCCAGGTCGGCTCCACCGGCTGGTCGACCGGTTGCCACCTCCACTTCGAGACCCGCGTCGGCGGCGTCGCCACCGACGCCGTGCCCTTCATGTCCGCCCGAGGAGTGACCCTGTAG
- a CDS encoding C40 family peptidase — translation MLLVLATGVSVVASSTVGLASASASPYPSWSDVQAAKTDQAKAQREIDALDRAITTLQNRASSSADAASGAGERYQIAVIAEQQAKSDLDVLTSRQRAAEKTAADSRRRVGQLVAQLAHTGGGQLTVTLLTESDRASDLLYQLGTMANLTDRTTSFLQEARRDATLASSLTAQARGADVALAARTTAAAAALQHAHDVAGSARTALQAQQANESKLISQVAYLRGTTAAVEQRYYAGLAAGTAADTIPAPPATSDGGSGGGSGAGSTGGGGGSGGGSGSTSGSGSSAGGSGSTGGSGSGGGTTTPVTKPNPAPAPAPAPAPAPAPKPSPTPVTPRPPTPTPPSSGTPAAVSTAIAYARAQVGKPYVFGAAGPNAFDCSGLMMASYGAAGVGIGGHSVRWQYNYLAGQGRLVSQGSWRPGDIIFYLDRSANNMYHDAMYLGGGMMVEAPNPNAPVRIVGVRYFQMLDVVGRPVG, via the coding sequence GTGCTCCTCGTTCTCGCGACCGGTGTCTCGGTCGTCGCCTCGTCGACCGTCGGCCTGGCGTCGGCCAGCGCCTCGCCGTATCCCTCGTGGTCCGACGTGCAGGCCGCCAAGACCGATCAGGCGAAGGCGCAGCGCGAGATCGACGCGCTCGACCGCGCCATCACGACCCTGCAGAACCGCGCCTCCTCGTCGGCCGACGCCGCCTCCGGAGCCGGCGAGCGGTACCAGATCGCCGTCATCGCCGAGCAGCAGGCGAAGAGCGACCTCGACGTCCTGACGTCGCGTCAGAGGGCGGCCGAGAAGACGGCGGCCGACTCGCGCCGCCGCGTCGGCCAGCTGGTGGCGCAGCTCGCCCACACGGGCGGCGGGCAGCTCACCGTGACCCTGCTCACGGAGTCCGACAGGGCCTCCGACCTGCTCTACCAGCTCGGCACGATGGCCAACCTCACCGACCGGACCACCAGCTTCCTGCAGGAGGCCCGGCGCGACGCCACCCTCGCCTCCTCCCTCACGGCTCAGGCCCGGGGGGCCGACGTGGCCCTGGCCGCTCGCACGACCGCCGCGGCCGCCGCCCTGCAGCACGCCCACGACGTCGCGGGGTCGGCGCGGACCGCGCTCCAGGCCCAGCAGGCGAACGAGTCGAAGCTGATCTCGCAGGTCGCCTACCTCCGCGGCACGACCGCGGCCGTCGAGCAGCGCTACTACGCCGGCCTCGCCGCGGGGACGGCCGCCGACACCATCCCGGCACCGCCGGCGACGTCCGACGGCGGCTCGGGAGGCGGCTCCGGCGCGGGCTCGACGGGCGGTGGCGGCGGCAGCGGTGGCGGCTCCGGGTCGACGAGCGGCTCCGGCAGCAGCGCGGGCGGCAGCGGCAGCACGGGCGGCTCGGGCTCCGGCGGCGGCACCACGACGCCGGTGACGAAGCCGAACCCCGCACCGGCTCCCGCACCTGCTCCCGCCCCGGCACCGGCCCCCAAGCCGAGCCCGACGCCCGTCACCCCGCGCCCGCCGACCCCCACCCCGCCGTCCTCGGGGACGCCCGCGGCCGTGTCGACCGCGATCGCCTACGCGCGCGCCCAGGTCGGCAAGCCCTACGTCTTCGGCGCCGCCGGGCCCAACGCGTTCGACTGCTCCGGCCTCATGATGGCCTCCTACGGCGCTGCCGGAGTCGGCATCGGCGGCCACTCGGTCCGCTGGCAGTACAACTACCTGGCCGGCCAGGGTCGCCTGGTCTCGCAGGGCTCCTGGCGCCCCGGCGACATCATCTTCTACCTCGACAGGTCGGCGAACAACATGTACCACGACGCCATGTACCTCGGCGGCGGGATGATGGTCGAGGCGCCCAACCCCAACGCCCCTGTGCGCATCGTGGGGGTCCGCTACTTCCAGATGCTCGACGTCGTCGGCCGCCCCGTCGGCTGA